From Sulfurovum zhangzhouensis, one genomic window encodes:
- a CDS encoding bacteriohemerythrin — protein sequence MQDNLQLNIPLMDKMHDDFLDLLSTIKSCNDSEFLQHFEEIINHTKEHFASEESIMTEQNFYGRQEHLDEHINLLNEMIYFYEKARKFPTFGKPYINDYAYEKFKRHIINIDSQFAMFLKEQNISS from the coding sequence ATGCAAGATAATTTACAACTCAATATTCCTCTTATGGACAAAATGCATGATGATTTTTTAGACCTTCTTAGCACTATAAAGTCTTGTAATGATTCAGAGTTCCTTCAACACTTTGAAGAGATCATCAACCATACCAAAGAGCATTTTGCATCAGAAGAGAGCATCATGACAGAACAAAACTTTTATGGAAGGCAGGAACATCTTGATGAACATATAAACCTTTTAAATGAGATGATATACTTTTATGAAAAGGCAAGAAAATTTCCTACATTTGGAAAACCATACATCAACGACTATGCTTATGAAAAGTTCAAAAGACATATTATCAATATAGACTCTCAATTTGCCATGTTTTTGAAAGAGCAAAATATATCATCCTAA
- a CDS encoding YkvA family protein → MIEKLKTWAKHLKHYLYALYLAYHHKDVPIVAKIMAVIVVSYALSPVDLIPDFIPIIGYLDDFILLPLGIALAIKLIPEEIWSECKNKAQQATLRSLPRSKTAAFVVISIWIIIAVLIFRMFY, encoded by the coding sequence TTGATTGAAAAACTAAAAACATGGGCTAAACATCTGAAACATTACTTGTATGCGCTATATTTGGCATATCATCACAAAGATGTTCCAATAGTTGCCAAAATAATGGCGGTAATAGTGGTTTCATATGCCCTAAGCCCCGTAGATTTGATTCCTGATTTTATCCCTATCATTGGATATCTGGATGATTTCATTTTATTGCCACTTGGAATAGCGTTGGCCATAAAACTGATACCGGAGGAGATTTGGAGTGAATGTAAAAACAAAGCCCAGCAAGCAACTTTAAGATCTCTTCCTCGTTCTAAAACAGCTGCCTTTGTTGTAATCAGTATATGGATTATAATAGCGGTTTTGATTTTTCGTATGTTCTACTAA
- a CDS encoding aldo/keto reductase family protein — MQEKSNTTLMPSIIYGTAWKKEQTTRLVLDALEAGFRGIDTACQPKHYSEALVGDAIVLSGIDRRDLYIQTKFTPVEGHDPNTIPYDKDASLFEQVLQSFEVSKQNLKSDYVDALILHSPLFPFSNLLEVWRAMEKIYETDGAKMLGISNCYDLSVLKRLYDEARIKPSIVQNRFYEQSDYDTELRQWCKEHHIAYESFWSLTANPHILNSDTIIKLAIKYRKTQPQIFFAYLISQGITPLSGTTSKEHMSEDLEANKIVLEREEIEQISSLLRH, encoded by the coding sequence ATGCAAGAAAAAAGCAACACAACTCTTATGCCATCTATCATTTACGGTACGGCATGGAAAAAAGAACAGACCACCAGACTTGTACTTGATGCGCTTGAAGCCGGATTCAGAGGGATTGATACCGCCTGTCAACCCAAACATTATAGTGAAGCGCTTGTAGGTGATGCCATCGTTCTTAGCGGCATTGATCGAAGAGACCTCTACATTCAAACCAAATTTACACCCGTTGAGGGACATGATCCAAACACCATCCCTTATGATAAAGACGCCTCGCTTTTTGAACAGGTGTTGCAATCGTTTGAGGTTTCAAAACAAAATCTAAAGAGTGACTATGTGGATGCGCTGATCCTGCACTCTCCTCTCTTTCCCTTTTCCAATCTTTTGGAGGTTTGGAGAGCTATGGAGAAGATCTATGAAACAGATGGGGCTAAAATGCTTGGGATCAGTAACTGCTATGATCTCTCTGTTTTAAAACGGCTTTACGATGAAGCAAGGATCAAACCATCCATAGTTCAAAACCGTTTTTATGAACAGAGTGACTATGACACAGAGTTACGACAGTGGTGTAAAGAGCATCATATCGCTTATGAGAGCTTCTGGAGCCTTACGGCCAATCCACATATCCTTAACAGCGATACCATCATTAAACTTGCTATAAAATACCGTAAAACACAACCACAGATCTTTTTTGCCTATCTGATCTCTCAAGGTATCACCCCGCTAAGCGGTACCACATCAAAAGAACATATGAGCGAAGACCTTGAAGCTAACAAAATAGTGCTTGAACGAGAAGAGATCGAACAGATAAGCAGTCTGCTTCGACATTGA